Proteins from a single region of Hordeum vulgare subsp. vulgare chromosome 6H, MorexV3_pseudomolecules_assembly, whole genome shotgun sequence:
- the LOC123402559 gene encoding protein PHOSPHATE-INDUCED 1-like: MAMIALVVTMVLSLAQLSAGSRRLMELYVPPESDRLTYHQGGVLSGDIPVSILWYGKFTPAQRSIVSDFVVSLNSAPNGAATPSVGQWWGAIEQLYLSKAAAANGQAGATRVLLAEQVTDEQCSLGTSLTLAQIDELAASIGAKKGGIALVLTDEDVAVEGLCSSRCGRHGSSAGGDSTHIWVGNSVKQCPGQCAWPFAQPQYGPQGAPLVAPNGEVGMDGMVIVLATMVAGTVSNPYGDGYYQGPKGASLEACSACPGVYGSGAYPGYAGNLLVDPTTGASYNANGANGRKYLLPALYDPATASCSTLV, encoded by the coding sequence ATGGCTATGATCGCTCTGGTAGTGACCATGGTGTTAAGCCTGGCGCAGCTCTCTGCGGGCAGCAGGAGGCTGATGGAGCTGTACGTGCCTCCGGAGAGCGACCGGCTCACGTACCACCAGGGAGGCGTGCTCAGCGGCGACATCCCCGTCTCCATCCTCTGGTACGGCAAGTTCACGCCCGCGCAGAGGTCCATCGTCTCCGACTTCGTCGTCTCGCTAAACTCCGCGCCCAACGGGGCCGCCACACCCTCGGTCGGGCAGTGGTGGGGCGCCATCGAGCAGCTCTACCTGTCCAAGGCGGCTGCCGCCAACGGCCAGGCAGGCGCTACGCGTGTGCTCCTCGCCGAGCAGGTCACCGACGAGCAGTGCTCCCTCGGCACGTCGCTCACTCTGGCCCAGATCGACGAGCTCGCCGCGAGCATCGGCGCCAAGAAGGGCGGCATCGCGCTGGTGCTCACCGACGAGGACGTCGCCGTGGAGGGCTTGTGCAGCAGCCGGTGCGGCAGGCACGGGTCGTCCGCTGGCGGCGACTCCACGCATATCTGGGTCGGCAACTCCGTGAAGCAGTGCCCCGGGCAGTGCGCGTGGCCGTTCGCGCAGCCGCAGTACGGGCCGCAGGGCGCGCCCCTGGTGGCGCCCAACGGCGAAGTCGGCATGGACGGTATGGTGATAGTCCTGGCCACCATGGTGGCCGGTACGGTGAGCAACCCATACGGGGACGGCTACTACCAGGGCCCTAAGGGCGCGTCGCTGGAGGCGTGCTCGGCGTGCCCCGGCGTCTACGGTAGCGGCGCTTACCCGGGCTACGCCGGCAACCTGCTCGTCGACCCCACCACCGGCGCCAGCTACAATGCCAACGGCGCCAACGGGAGGAAGTACCTGCTACCGGCGTTGTACGACCCCGCCACGGCCTCCTGCAGCACGCTTGTTTAG